Proteins encoded within one genomic window of Methanosarcina barkeri str. Wiesmoor:
- a CDS encoding 4Fe-4S binding protein, with product MSEEHTEQEAHVCRGCCEVGENEVTEPEADGLEAEELEDEDLEAEAPETDESEAQEKITVTTSMDLQGSHFIYTQTTDKSIKTLDYDYKRCNGCGICADICPTKALEMGPLHEIATGLDAPAVMMDLEKCTFCRMCSNLCPVHAITFEAVGEVPDEKRYPKYDAFVNINEKCLPCALCEGACPQDAIEVEFTFPKKEEIAPLKEGAEGEIEIDTEKCNFCGICARFCDAFILLEREPTPDNPVPFEQLLVDEDKCDYCVLCQDLCPEEAIKVKGERPCEAPKVEGNVKVDELKCTQCARCKTVCPYEAIDLQKPMEGELNLIETNLKECDPQGCRGCFNVCPSKLWYVPTDPEDPRKIAFKEDFCTYCGACVKACHLDAIKVDRTDVHHTEIPDTPWAAQWRDAIESLKTGVRKGVDRAVSRETETLKAQKFMGITPPGVDEEMLAAVKAKLESVMPALRSAKVRKLWETDSPKNTATAVKKKIKS from the coding sequence ATGAGCGAAGAGCACACTGAACAGGAAGCTCACGTCTGCAGAGGCTGCTGCGAGGTCGGAGAAAATGAAGTTACAGAGCCTGAAGCCGATGGACTTGAAGCTGAGGAGTTGGAAGACGAGGATCTCGAAGCTGAAGCTCCAGAAACTGATGAGAGTGAAGCTCAGGAGAAGATCACGGTTACAACCAGCATGGACCTTCAAGGCTCCCATTTTATCTATACACAGACAACCGATAAATCTATCAAGACTCTGGATTATGATTACAAGCGCTGCAATGGCTGTGGGATCTGTGCAGATATCTGCCCAACAAAAGCGCTTGAAATGGGGCCCCTTCATGAGATCGCAACCGGGCTTGATGCGCCTGCTGTGATGATGGACCTTGAGAAATGTACCTTCTGCAGGATGTGCTCAAACCTCTGCCCTGTTCATGCCATCACCTTTGAGGCTGTGGGTGAAGTTCCTGATGAGAAACGGTATCCGAAGTACGATGCCTTTGTTAATATTAACGAGAAATGCCTTCCCTGCGCTCTCTGTGAGGGAGCCTGTCCTCAGGACGCGATTGAAGTTGAGTTTACCTTCCCGAAAAAAGAGGAGATTGCGCCTTTAAAGGAAGGGGCAGAAGGGGAGATCGAAATTGACACTGAGAAGTGCAATTTCTGCGGAATCTGCGCCAGGTTCTGTGACGCCTTCATCCTGCTTGAGCGTGAACCCACACCTGATAATCCCGTACCTTTCGAGCAGCTACTTGTGGACGAGGATAAATGCGATTATTGTGTGCTCTGTCAGGACCTCTGCCCTGAAGAAGCAATAAAGGTTAAAGGTGAACGTCCCTGCGAGGCTCCGAAAGTTGAGGGAAATGTTAAGGTAGATGAGCTAAAGTGTACACAGTGTGCCCGCTGCAAGACCGTCTGTCCTTATGAAGCCATAGACTTGCAAAAACCTATGGAAGGAGAACTGAACCTTATTGAGACAAACCTGAAGGAATGCGACCCCCAGGGCTGTCGCGGCTGTTTCAATGTCTGTCCCTCCAAACTCTGGTATGTGCCTACAGATCCTGAAGACCCGAGAAAAATTGCTTTTAAGGAGGATTTCTGTACCTATTGTGGAGCCTGTGTGAAAGCATGTCATTTAGATGCTATTAAAGTGGACAGGACCGATGTCCACCACACTGAAATTCCTGATACACCCTGGGCTGCCCAGTGGAGGGATGCAATTGAGTCCCTGAAAACTGGAGTAAGGAAAGGAGTCGACCGTGCAGTATCCAGGGAAACCGAGACTCTTAAAGCCCAGAAGTTCATGGGCATAACACCACCCGGAGTTGACGAGGAAATGCTTGCAGCCGTGAAGGCAAAGCTTGAGTCTGTAATGCCAGCCCTCAGGAGTGCTAAGGTCAGGAAACTTTGGGAAACTGACTCCCCGAAAAATACAGCTACAGCCGTGAAAAAGAAAATCAAAAGTTAA
- a CDS encoding winged helix-turn-helix domain-containing protein produces MPENMNLIIGEAAGVLYHKLEEGECSLNQIKIHLSDNGFDSQIALMSIGWLAREDKISVDKESNRWYVRLK; encoded by the coding sequence ATGCCAGAGAACATGAACTTAATAATTGGGGAAGCTGCGGGAGTATTGTATCATAAGCTAGAGGAAGGCGAATGCAGTTTGAACCAGATAAAGATTCACCTAAGTGACAATGGTTTTGATTCTCAAATAGCTTTAATGTCTATTGGCTGGCTTGCTAGAGAAGACAAAATAAGCGTTGATAAAGAATCTAATCGTTGGTATGTCCGATTGAAATAA
- a CDS encoding universal stress protein, with protein MIATDGSVCSRLAANKGIELARLSGGTVYAVYVISTEYFSSMAVDFNWERMHEALRKDGSDAVNYVKGIGEMENVNVKCVLLEGHPASELIRYAEEEKMDIIVMGTLGRTGIDRLLLGSVAVNVVRHSKVPVMVVREKSKS; from the coding sequence ATGATTGCAACTGACGGCTCGGTTTGCTCAAGGCTTGCTGCCAATAAAGGGATAGAACTTGCCAGGTTAAGCGGAGGGACGGTTTACGCAGTTTATGTAATATCCACGGAGTATTTTTCTTCGATGGCTGTGGATTTTAACTGGGAGAGAATGCATGAAGCTTTGAGAAAAGACGGATCTGACGCCGTTAATTATGTAAAAGGGATCGGAGAGATGGAAAATGTTAATGTCAAGTGTGTCCTGCTTGAAGGCCATCCTGCCTCTGAGCTGATCCGATACGCCGAAGAAGAAAAAATGGATATTATTGTTATGGGCACTCTTGGAAGAACAGGAATTGATCGGCTGCTTTTAGGCAGCGTTGCCGTAAATGTTGTACGACACTCAAAAGTCCCTGTTATGGTTGTAAGAGAAAAAAGTAAGTCTTGA
- a CDS encoding UPF0228 family protein, with protein sequence MRKVNEKIAIFILLLTLVMIVGLFIKSSVDKKTPTDVETPVKELQVSSSAIEFEEGITEPEVKHILENCNLTMYRLDYDVEDIADKYYIKIENNKNIVIGDEFRSAPDKKKRDYYIISLSEQAIENESFLEMLDKNNLQIKKFVWCELHFGNGSMNWIPEKDAIKIKNELEMNETVLNVFLNYIDG encoded by the coding sequence ATGAGAAAAGTAAATGAGAAGATTGCTATTTTTATTTTACTTCTAACTCTCGTAATGATTGTGGGATTATTTATAAAAAGTTCAGTTGATAAAAAAACTCCAACTGATGTCGAAACTCCAGTCAAAGAATTACAAGTAAGTAGTTCAGCTATCGAATTTGAAGAAGGAATTACTGAACCCGAGGTTAAACATATTCTTGAAAATTGCAACTTGACCATGTATAGGCTGGATTACGATGTGGAAGACATAGCAGATAAATACTACATAAAAATAGAAAATAATAAAAATATCGTTATAGGAGACGAATTTAGATCTGCTCCTGATAAAAAAAAGAGAGACTACTATATAATTTCTTTATCCGAACAAGCTATCGAGAATGAAAGCTTTCTTGAAATGCTGGATAAAAATAATCTTCAAATTAAAAAGTTCGTCTGGTGTGAACTTCATTTCGGAAATGGATCTATGAATTGGATTCCAGAGAAGGACGCAATTAAAATAAAAAATGAGCTTGAAATGAATGAGACAGTTTTGAACGTATTCCTTAACTATATAGATGGGTAA
- a CDS encoding beta-propeller fold lactonase family protein, with product MEEITYDRLYREHTLIRVLGIAALAILILVDIACAAPFAYVTNLGDYNQRGYYYNTNYNGTVPTPSVAVIDTATNNVTARVPLGDGWPIGVAVDPAGTRVYVASATIDDACIVYVIDTATNTVNTKVNIRSSYPSGITFNPAGTRVYVTKQRDNTDISVINTATNTLMAPIIVGPSTYNVAFTPDGKKIYAANSHNNTIYVIDAATNKVTANVPVGDSPYEVVVTPDGKKVYVPNYNSSAVSVIDTATDNVTATVPVGDSPRRVTVTSDGNKVYVANNNTVSVIDTATDTVIATVPVGTSSREIVISPDGSKVYLGNFYNNSVTVINTKTNTVMATVPVGEWPMGIAVTPDGKKVYVANAESDNVSVIDTTTNTVTATVNAGIYPTGVVIVPFMDSNMTAQSTKAISNATEDTEVEETNFSSSEEQNAVELNKSKNNNSESDNGNSSGRNESSKNNSTPGFGLLGSLICLYGGWNLKNK from the coding sequence ATGGAAGAAATAACATATGATAGACTATATCGAGAGCATACTCTCATAAGAGTTTTGGGAATAGCTGCACTTGCGATTTTAATACTGGTGGATATTGCATGTGCGGCTCCATTTGCATATGTGACAAATCTGGGAGATTATAATCAGAGAGGTTATTATTACAATACGAATTATAACGGTACTGTTCCTACTCCTAGTGTCGCTGTAATTGACACAGCAACTAACAATGTTACAGCCAGAGTGCCTCTCGGCGATGGGTGGCCTATAGGAGTTGCAGTCGACCCTGCAGGAACAAGGGTATATGTAGCGTCCGCAACTATAGACGACGCCTGCATTGTTTATGTAATTGACACAGCCACAAATACGGTCAATACCAAAGTGAATATCAGAAGTAGTTATCCTTCGGGAATTACATTTAACCCTGCAGGAACAAGAGTTTATGTGACGAAGCAGCGTGACAACACCGATATCTCTGTAATTAACACAGCGACAAACACCTTAATGGCACCGATTATTGTGGGGCCGAGTACTTACAATGTTGCATTTACACCGGATGGAAAAAAAATCTATGCTGCAAACAGTCACAACAACACTATTTACGTAATTGATGCGGCTACAAACAAAGTTACAGCCAATGTACCTGTAGGAGACAGTCCTTATGAAGTTGTAGTCACACCGGACGGAAAAAAGGTATACGTACCTAACTATAACAGCAGCGCTGTGTCTGTAATTGACACAGCCACTGATAATGTTACAGCGACTGTGCCTGTAGGAGACTCACCTCGTCGTGTTACAGTTACTTCTGATGGAAATAAAGTATATGTAGCTAACAACAACACTGTCTCTGTAATTGATACAGCCACGGATACTGTAATAGCCACCGTGCCTGTAGGAACTTCTTCTCGTGAAATTGTAATCAGTCCAGATGGAAGTAAGGTATATTTAGGAAACTTTTACAATAATAGTGTCACTGTAATTAATACAAAAACAAATACTGTCATGGCAACAGTGCCTGTAGGAGAATGGCCCATGGGAATTGCAGTCACACCGGACGGAAAAAAGGTATATGTGGCAAACGCCGAAAGCGACAATGTTTCCGTGATTGACACGACAACAAACACTGTTACTGCTACTGTGAATGCAGGAATCTATCCTACCGGAGTTGTAATTGTGCCTTTTATGGATTCTAATATGACTGCCCAAAGCACAAAAGCAATCTCCAATGCAACTGAAGATACAGAAGTTGAAGAAACTAACTTTTCTTCATCTGAAGAACAAAACGCTGTCGAACTCAATAAGTCAAAAAATAATAATTCTGAATCCGATAATGGTAATAGCTCAGGTAGAAATGAGTCGAGCAAAAATAACTCTACTCCAGGCTTTGGATTATTGGGAAGCTTGATCTGTCTTTATGGAGGATGGAACCTTAAGAATAAGTAA
- a CDS encoding LysE family translocator, whose translation MRTLIEQSQLIYFIAASAALTLLPGPDILFVITQSISQGKKAGIATASGLSTGVLAHTTAAALGVSALVYKSALAFEIVKYAGAAYLLYLAWHALKESEELISSTPVRETNTFALYRRGVFMNVLNPKVALFFLAFLPQFVNIGSGNVPMQMIFLGIIFMVQAWLIFSAVSVFAGTVGERIIQKPGVGRYINWGKAGIFTFIGIKLALSHK comes from the coding sequence GTGAGAACCTTGATAGAACAATCTCAGTTAATCTATTTTATTGCAGCCTCTGCGGCACTTACGCTCCTTCCGGGTCCTGATATTCTATTCGTAATTACTCAGAGCATTTCGCAGGGCAAAAAGGCAGGAATTGCAACAGCATCCGGCCTCTCTACAGGCGTACTCGCCCATACCACCGCAGCTGCACTTGGAGTTTCTGCCCTTGTATATAAGTCTGCTCTTGCTTTTGAAATTGTAAAATACGCAGGTGCAGCTTATCTGCTCTACCTTGCCTGGCACGCCTTAAAAGAAAGTGAAGAGCTAATATCTTCGACTCCTGTCAGAGAAACCAATACTTTTGCCCTCTACAGGCGCGGGGTCTTTATGAACGTTTTGAACCCTAAGGTTGCTCTATTCTTCCTTGCCTTCCTGCCTCAGTTTGTAAACATAGGTTCGGGAAATGTCCCCATGCAGATGATATTTCTGGGAATAATTTTTATGGTTCAGGCCTGGCTAATATTTTCCGCTGTCTCGGTTTTTGCCGGAACCGTTGGCGAGAGAATTATACAGAAGCCAGGAGTTGGCAGGTATATTAACTGGGGAAAAGCCGGAATTTTCACATTCATTGGGATAAAACTTGCATTGTCTCATAAATGA
- a CDS encoding alpha/beta fold hydrolase — translation MKNYANMNNLRKYGNSPFSLAVIHGGPGAPGEMAPVAKELYALGGVLEPLQTATTIEGQVRELREGLEEHGDLPVTLIGFSWGAMLSFIFTARHSHLVKKLILIGSGPYEEKYAARIKKTRISRFGKEDLENFVRLTETLNDPSAKNLNETLCNFGKLMSKTDTYDPFPYEDEVLECNYESFKGVWEEASELRSRGKLLEIGKEIRCPVVAIHGDYDPHPFEGVKEPLSRILKNFKFLLLEKCGHQPWIEKEAKEKFYSLLRNEI, via the coding sequence ATGAAAAATTATGCAAACATGAATAATTTGAGAAAATACGGAAATTCACCTTTTAGTCTTGCTGTAATCCATGGCGGCCCGGGAGCTCCAGGGGAAATGGCACCTGTTGCAAAAGAGCTCTACGCTCTTGGAGGCGTACTTGAACCGCTTCAAACCGCAACAACCATTGAAGGACAGGTCAGAGAACTCAGGGAAGGTTTGGAAGAACACGGCGACCTGCCGGTTACATTAATTGGTTTTTCCTGGGGTGCAATGCTCAGTTTTATTTTTACTGCCCGGCATTCCCATCTAGTTAAAAAGCTAATACTTATCGGGAGCGGCCCATACGAAGAAAAATATGCTGCGCGCATAAAGAAAACCCGGATAAGCCGGTTCGGAAAAGAAGATCTGGAGAACTTCGTTCGCCTGACCGAAACCCTTAATGATCCTTCAGCTAAAAACCTGAATGAAACCCTGTGCAATTTTGGAAAGTTAATGTCGAAAACCGATACTTATGATCCTTTTCCCTATGAAGATGAGGTGCTTGAGTGCAATTACGAGAGCTTCAAAGGCGTATGGGAAGAAGCAAGTGAACTGAGAAGCCGAGGAAAACTGCTCGAAATCGGAAAAGAAATCCGCTGCCCGGTAGTTGCGATTCATGGAGACTATGACCCGCATCCATTTGAAGGAGTTAAAGAACCTCTTTCCCGGATTTTAAAGAATTTCAAGTTTCTTTTGCTAGAAAAATGCGGACATCAGCCCTGGATTGAGAAGGAAGCAAAGGAGAAATTTTACAGTTTACTGAGGAACGAAATTTAA
- a CDS encoding multidrug effflux MFS transporter: MAFTQKTNISNNKLQKNLKLTVPLLALLSAFPPLTTDMILPALPYLAKSWNVSLSLINLNLVFFFVTYGLFLLFYGPISDRYGRRRPLLVGLAVYIVTSLLGAFVSGAPMLIGTRILQAAGAAAGSSISMAMTKDIFVGQERERILAYIAVIMGLAPMFAPIIGGWILLYLSWHWIFLMEAFMGIIAMFGVLRFPETLPEVSETPLSQVINTYGRLLLNTPYMIMVLVMSVSFFPLFSFIAGSSAIYINEFGLSEQKYSYFFAFNALAIMTGAFFCLRLIKSVNSKHLMTIGFAGVFLGGIFLLFMGQRGPWSFALPMFMVSFSLGLSRPPSNNLVLEQVDRDIGSASSLLIFTYFTFGAVSMWFISLEWADKIPVLGTTAVGCGALVLAAWFIIQKRGVKGIA, translated from the coding sequence ATGGCTTTCACACAAAAAACAAACATTTCTAACAACAAATTACAAAAAAATTTGAAATTGACAGTGCCGCTTCTGGCACTTCTGTCTGCCTTTCCTCCTCTTACCACAGACATGATCTTACCGGCTCTTCCCTATCTGGCCAAAAGCTGGAACGTTTCTCTATCGCTAATTAACCTGAATCTGGTTTTTTTCTTTGTGACCTATGGGCTTTTCCTTCTCTTCTACGGCCCGATTTCTGACCGCTATGGACGTCGACGCCCTCTCCTTGTTGGGCTTGCAGTGTACATAGTGACAAGCCTGCTGGGTGCTTTTGTGTCTGGTGCACCCATGCTGATAGGTACTCGCATCCTGCAAGCTGCAGGAGCTGCTGCCGGTTCCTCTATATCCATGGCAATGACAAAAGATATTTTCGTGGGTCAGGAACGGGAAAGAATTCTTGCATATATCGCTGTAATCATGGGCCTTGCACCTATGTTTGCTCCGATCATTGGTGGGTGGATCCTTCTGTATCTGTCCTGGCACTGGATATTCTTAATGGAAGCATTCATGGGAATTATTGCAATGTTTGGCGTTCTCCGTTTTCCGGAAACACTGCCAGAAGTATCTGAAACTCCTTTATCTCAGGTCATTAATACCTACGGTAGATTGCTGCTCAATACTCCATATATGATCATGGTTCTAGTCATGTCAGTCAGTTTTTTCCCATTGTTTAGTTTCATTGCAGGTTCTTCTGCCATCTATATCAACGAGTTTGGCCTAAGTGAGCAAAAATACAGCTACTTTTTTGCCTTCAATGCCCTTGCCATTATGACTGGTGCTTTCTTTTGTCTTCGATTAATTAAAAGTGTGAATTCAAAGCACTTGATGACGATCGGATTTGCGGGAGTTTTCCTGGGCGGTATTTTCCTACTTTTTATGGGACAACGTGGTCCCTGGAGCTTTGCTCTGCCCATGTTTATGGTTTCGTTTTCCCTGGGTTTAAGCCGTCCGCCCAGTAATAACCTTGTGCTGGAACAGGTTGACCGAGATATAGGTTCAGCTTCTTCTCTGCTGATTTTTACCTATTTCACCTTTGGAGCTGTGAGCATGTGGTTTATCTCCCTGGAATGGGCAGACAAAATTCCCGTGCTCGGAACCACTGCCGTAGGCTGCGGAGCTCTGGTGCTTGCGGCATGGTTTATTATACAGAAAAGAGGCGTAAAGGGAATTGCTTAA
- a CDS encoding flavodoxin family protein: MKVIAINGSPRKNWNTATLLEKALEGAASESAETELIHLYDLNFKGCISCFACKLKGGKSFGKCAVKDELTSVLERLEDADAVILGSPIYLGNSTGEMRSFMERYIFPYITYSIDIQTFYPRNIPVGFIYTMNITEDLFELVGTNKLIESNEWVATRIFGYSESLCSTDTYQFDDYSKYASSIFNPEEKAKRREEVFPQDCQKAFEMGARFVKQQKALEAQK, translated from the coding sequence ATGAAAGTGATAGCGATAAACGGAAGTCCTCGAAAGAACTGGAACACAGCTACCCTGCTGGAAAAAGCTCTTGAAGGCGCAGCTTCGGAGAGTGCAGAAACAGAATTAATCCACCTATATGATCTCAACTTTAAAGGCTGCATAAGTTGTTTTGCCTGCAAACTAAAAGGTGGAAAAAGCTTTGGAAAGTGTGCAGTAAAGGATGAACTGACATCTGTGCTGGAAAGGTTGGAGGATGCCGATGCTGTAATACTCGGATCGCCAATTTACCTTGGAAATTCCACAGGAGAAATGAGGTCATTTATGGAGCGATATATATTCCCGTATATAACCTATTCTATTGACATACAGACATTTTATCCCAGAAATATTCCTGTTGGTTTCATCTACACTATGAACATCACTGAGGACCTTTTTGAGCTGGTTGGGACTAATAAGCTTATTGAGTCAAATGAATGGGTTGCAACAAGGATATTTGGGTATTCCGAATCGTTATGCAGCACCGATACATACCAGTTTGATGATTATTCAAAATACGCTTCGTCTATTTTCAATCCTGAGGAAAAGGCAAAAAGGCGAGAAGAAGTGTTTCCGCAGGACTGCCAGAAAGCTTTTGAGATGGGAGCCAGATTTGTTAAGCAGCAAAAAGCTCTGGAGGCCCAGAAGTAA
- a CDS encoding AarF/ABC1/UbiB kinase family protein, whose product MIRKRLHRYAMLKRYGQIIEVLQKYGFGYVVDKIGLSSIRDLTYKFNNKDKANRLNTSGPVRVRKMLEELGPTYIKLGQLLSMRHDLIPPEYAAEFAKLQDEAPSFEFEEVELIVREELGHSIEELFECFEKKPLACASIGQVHRAKIKDGDEVVVKVQRPGIKEVIESDLDIMYSIARLIDEHMPEARLYRPIELVDELSRSILAEIDYTQEGWNADRFAENFRENSQVHIPRVYWDYTNTRVLTLEYIKGIKSSRVDLLDRQGFDRSNIASVVIEAFMQQVFEDGFFHADLHPGNILIMEDGTVAFLDFGMAGHLSSEVCDIFLDGMVALVNGDSSLFVELLRDMGCIDSYADTRSLKEDVESFRSKYYGKALKKLDASTIIEELIGILRDHQVTMPHNIALLVRGIVAVEGFGLITDPDLNFSELLEPYAKNELKKRFYPQNLAHKAYSNISNWTRLFRKAPNKISHILDHAENGYLNIKFESEEGKKLVSEIDVASNRLSISLIISAMIVASSLVIQTHMRPLVWGVPFLGTFSFVIASIFGLWLIYNIFKTGRI is encoded by the coding sequence ATGATACGTAAAAGGCTTCATCGCTATGCCATGTTGAAACGATATGGCCAGATAATCGAGGTTCTCCAGAAGTATGGGTTTGGATATGTTGTTGACAAGATAGGTTTGAGCAGTATAAGGGACTTGACCTATAAGTTTAATAATAAAGATAAGGCGAACAGGCTCAATACTTCAGGCCCGGTTAGAGTTCGTAAGATGCTTGAGGAACTGGGCCCGACCTACATTAAATTAGGTCAATTACTGAGTATGAGGCATGACCTTATACCTCCGGAATATGCTGCCGAATTTGCAAAACTTCAGGACGAAGCGCCTTCTTTTGAGTTTGAAGAAGTCGAGCTAATTGTAAGAGAAGAACTCGGCCATTCTATTGAAGAATTATTTGAGTGTTTTGAGAAAAAACCACTTGCCTGTGCATCTATTGGGCAGGTGCATCGGGCAAAGATAAAAGATGGCGATGAGGTTGTCGTGAAAGTCCAGCGTCCTGGCATAAAGGAAGTAATCGAATCTGACCTGGACATTATGTACAGTATAGCCAGACTTATTGATGAACATATGCCAGAAGCGAGATTATACAGACCAATTGAGCTTGTTGACGAGTTATCTCGAAGTATTCTTGCAGAAATTGATTATACTCAGGAAGGCTGGAATGCAGATCGTTTTGCAGAAAATTTCAGAGAGAATAGTCAGGTCCATATTCCAAGGGTTTACTGGGACTATACAAACACACGTGTGTTGACGCTGGAATATATCAAAGGTATAAAAAGTAGCCGTGTGGATTTACTGGACAGACAGGGCTTTGATAGGAGTAATATAGCTTCTGTAGTCATAGAAGCTTTCATGCAGCAGGTATTTGAAGATGGATTTTTCCATGCAGACCTGCATCCCGGAAACATCCTTATAATGGAAGACGGGACCGTAGCTTTTCTTGATTTTGGAATGGCAGGTCACCTTTCCTCAGAAGTATGCGATATATTTCTGGATGGCATGGTAGCTTTAGTTAATGGAGATAGTTCTTTATTCGTCGAGTTACTCAGAGATATGGGTTGTATAGACTCTTATGCAGACACAAGGTCATTGAAAGAGGATGTTGAATCTTTTCGCTCCAAATACTATGGTAAGGCTCTGAAAAAGCTTGATGCCTCCACGATAATCGAAGAATTAATAGGTATTTTAAGGGACCATCAGGTTACTATGCCTCATAATATAGCCTTACTGGTTAGAGGCATAGTGGCTGTTGAAGGTTTTGGACTTATAACTGACCCGGATTTAAATTTTAGCGAACTTCTCGAACCTTACGCAAAAAATGAATTGAAAAAGCGTTTTTATCCACAAAACCTGGCTCATAAGGCATATAGCAATATTTCAAACTGGACGCGTCTCTTTCGAAAAGCACCGAATAAAATCTCACATATACTTGATCATGCTGAAAATGGTTATTTGAATATAAAATTTGAATCTGAGGAAGGTAAAAAGCTGGTGTCCGAGATTGACGTTGCAAGTAATCGATTATCTATCAGTCTGATCATTTCTGCTATGATTGTCGCTTCCTCTCTGGTCATTCAGACACATATGAGACCTCTTGTTTGGGGTGTACCTTTTCTTGGCACATTCAGTTTCGTTATCGCCAGCATCTTTGGACTGTGGCTTATATATAATATATTCAAGACAGGTCGGATATGA
- a CDS encoding co-chaperone YbbN, whose amino-acid sequence MKQLVIFSILIIAVLFTAGCAEPNPTQESHDNGYVVNTTELGQINTSLEEGPVFLKIGAEWCGPCQKMEPILQELANKYEGKATIMSVDIDQSPEFIEYFGVNPIPDSCVIIGIENGEYVYIQEDGNASKDRFTARILGLRDKQEFEKVLDLALQKENIKSK is encoded by the coding sequence ATGAAGCAATTAGTTATATTCTCGATTCTGATTATAGCTGTGCTTTTTACAGCTGGTTGTGCTGAGCCAAACCCTACTCAAGAATCTCATGATAATGGTTATGTTGTCAATACAACTGAACTTGGGCAGATAAATACATCCCTTGAGGAAGGTCCGGTCTTTTTGAAAATCGGCGCCGAATGGTGTGGACCATGCCAGAAAATGGAGCCTATCCTTCAGGAACTGGCAAATAAATACGAAGGAAAAGCAACGATCATGTCCGTAGATATAGACCAAAGCCCTGAATTTATTGAGTATTTTGGAGTAAACCCTATTCCTGACTCCTGTGTGATCATAGGTATTGAAAATGGGGAATACGTATATATTCAAGAGGATGGAAATGCTAGCAAGGACAGGTTCACGGCCAGAATTCTTGGACTCAGGGATAAGCAAGAATTCGAAAAAGTTCTGGATCTAGCGCTCCAGAAAGAGAATATCAAATCCAAATAA